A stretch of Chanodichthys erythropterus isolate Z2021 chromosome 20, ASM2448905v1, whole genome shotgun sequence DNA encodes these proteins:
- the LOC137008840 gene encoding cyclic nucleotide-gated channel alpha-1-like, protein MSARVRPLVPPRFLVEGVEQVTVDTEDIIEKKQTDAGTHFNTNTNNNNEEKKEKKEKKEKKEKKKEKDEKEKEKEKEKEKEKEKEKEKEKEKEKEKPKEIEVVDPAGNTYYHWLFVITCPVMYNWILIIARACFEELQEDFLIYWFILDFLSDVVYLCDMVFRTRTGYLEQGLLVKDEKKLRDRYMKSLQFKLDLASMVPTDVFYFYFGLNYPEIRMNKLLRINRLFEFFQRTETRTNFPNLFRISNLVMYIVIIIHWNACMYYSFSKAIGFGADRFVYPDITDPEYGRLVRKYAYSMYWSTLTLTTIGETPPPVKNSEYFFVVTDFLVGVLIFATIVGNVGSMITNANAARADFQARIDAIKQYMSFRKVTKDLEKRVIKWFDYLWTNKKAVDEREVLNYLPGKLRAEIAISVHLDTLKKVRIFADCEAGLLVELVLKLQPQVYSPGDYICKKGDIGREMYIIKEGKLAVVADDGITQFVVLSDGSYFGEISILNIKGSRAGNRRTANIRSIGYSDLFCLSKDDLMEALTEYPDAKAMLEEKGRQILMKDNLLDLEVAKQGPDPKDMEEKVVKIISVLDEFQTRYAHLLAEHETTQGKLKRRITKLEKKITDSSGVEISEMAKE, encoded by the exons ATGTCTGCACGAGTGAGGCCTCTGGTCCCGCCCAGATTTCTCGTAGAGGGGGTGGAGCAGGTTACCGTGGACACAGAGGACATTAT agaaaaaaagcaaaCAGATGCTGGAACTCACTTCAACACCAACACCAACAATAACAATGAAGA gaaaaaagagaagaaagaaaaaaaggaaaagaaggaaaagaaaaaagaaaaagatgagaaagagaaagaaaaagagaaagaaaaagaaaaagagaaagaaaaggagaaagaaaaagagaaagaaaaggagAAAGAGAA ACCAAAGGAGATTGAAGTCGTGGATCCAGCAGGAAACACGTACTACCACTGGCTGTTTGTGATCACATGTCCTGTGATGTATAATTGGATCCTCATCATAGCAAG agCTTGTTTTGAGGAATTGCAGGAGGACTTCTTGATTTACTGGTTCATTTTGGATTTCTTATCTGATGTGGTGTATCTGTGTGACATGGTGTTCAGGACCAGGACAG gtTATCTGGAGCAGGGTCTCTTGGTGAAAGATGAGAAGAAGCTTCGCGATCGCTACATGAAGAGCCTCCAGTTCAAACTGGACCTGGCCTCCATGGTTCCCACTGACGTCTTCTACTTTTACTTTGGGCTGAACTACCCAGAGATTCGCATGAACAAGCTACTGAGGATCAATCGCTTGTTCGAGTTTTTCCAGCGCACTGAAACACGGACTAACTTTCCAAATCTGTTCCGAATCTCCAACCTCGTCATGTACATCGTGATCATCATCCACTGGAACGCCTGCATGTATTACTCGTTCTCCAAGGCCATTGGTTTTGGAGCGGATAGGTTCGTGTACCCGGATATTACAGATCCAGAGTATGGCCGGTTGGTGAGAAAATACGCGTACAGCATGTACTGGTCCACCCTGACCCTCACCACCATTGGTGAAACTCCACCACCCGTCAAGAACTCTGAGTACTTCTTTGTGGTAACAGACTTCCTGGTGGGCGTGTTGATTTTTGCCACCATTGTCGGTAATGTCGGTTCAATGATCACGAACGCAAACGCGGCACGAGCAGATTTCCAGGCTCGCATCGATGCTATTAAGCAGTACATGAGCTTTCGAAAGGTCACCAAAGACCTAGAGAAACGGGTCATTAAATGGTTTGATTACTTGTGGACCAACAAGAAAGCAGTAGATGAGAGAGAAGTTCTGAATTACCTGCCAGGCAAGCTGAGGGCAGAGATCGCTATAAGCGTCCACCTGGACACTCTGAAGAAGGTGCGGATCTTCGCAGACTGCGAGGCCGGGCTGCTGGTGGAGCTGGTGCTGAAGCTTCAGCCGCAGGTCTACAGCCCTGGAGACTACATCTGCAAGAAGGGTGATATCGGCCGTGAGATGTACATCATTAAAGAAGGGAAACTGGCGGTGGTGGCCGATGATGGCATCACACAGTTTGTGGTGCTAAGTGACGGCAGTTACTTCGGAGAGATCAGCATCCTCAACATCAAGGGCAGTAGGGCAGGGAATCGCAGAACCGCCAACATCCGCAGCATTGGCTATTCGGACCTCTTCTGCCTTTCCAAAGATGACCTGATGGAGGCACTGACCGAGTATCCAGATGCCAAGGCCATGCTAGAGGAGAAGGGAAGACAAATCCTGATGAAG GACAATCTTCTGGATTTGGAGGTGGCCAAGCAAGGTCCCGATCCCAAAGACATGGAGGAAAAGGTGGTGAAGATCATCAGCGTTCTGGATGAATTCCAGACTCGCTATGCCCACCTGTTAGCCGAACACGAGACCACACAAGGGAAACTGAAGAGGCGCATCACTAAACTAGAAAAGAAGATCACAGACTCCAGCGGAGTGGAGATCTCTGAGATGGCGAAAGAATAA